In one Nocardioides sp. NBC_00368 genomic region, the following are encoded:
- a CDS encoding LVIVD repeat-containing protein — protein sequence MRLRRPTHYLAPIAAVLVVAGGLAVAAPSSADESHTHGTETDSSQTTQAPEAQTSCTAEEKQAITKLGDNFASACVAGNDLAQLGANNPVVPAGESDGTPNMHLIANIPKSGAFTPANALNSDLAFQGNYAFAGNYNGFNVIDIRNPASPRLVKQYVCPGSQNDISVYGDLLVLSVDSSRSNNTCDNVAQSAAIKESWEGLRVFDISNPRDPEYVAAVETKCGSHTHSLAPSKDGRAVYAYVSSYGPRLEYPDCQPPHDKISIVKIPKRAPERAAVVGEPVLFPDGGYTNTAGCHDITTYPSKDIAAGACMGDGILMDISDREHPVVTEQVTDTENFAFWHSATFNNTGTKVVFTDELGGGGAPTCNPETGMEKGANGIYDIEDGQLVFKSYYKMPRTQSNTENCVAHNGSLIPVKGKDIMVQAWYQGGVSVYDFTDSANPKEIAWFDRGPFEDTSTIAGPWSTYYYNGYIYSNEIQRGFDVFDLRDPRVASAKRVRFDELNVQAQPSY from the coding sequence ATGAGGCTTAGACGACCTACCCATTACCTGGCCCCCATCGCGGCGGTCCTGGTTGTCGCAGGAGGGCTGGCCGTCGCCGCCCCGTCCTCTGCAGACGAGTCCCACACCCACGGCACCGAGACCGACTCGAGTCAGACGACTCAGGCTCCCGAGGCCCAGACGAGCTGCACGGCCGAAGAGAAGCAGGCGATCACCAAGCTCGGTGACAACTTCGCCTCCGCCTGCGTCGCCGGCAACGACCTCGCCCAGCTGGGCGCCAACAATCCCGTCGTGCCCGCCGGCGAGTCCGACGGCACACCCAACATGCACCTGATCGCCAACATCCCCAAGTCGGGTGCCTTCACCCCCGCCAACGCCCTCAACAGCGACCTCGCCTTCCAGGGCAACTACGCCTTCGCGGGCAACTACAACGGGTTCAACGTCATCGACATCAGGAACCCGGCCAGCCCACGGCTCGTGAAGCAGTACGTCTGCCCCGGCTCCCAGAACGACATCTCCGTCTACGGCGACCTGCTGGTCCTCTCCGTCGACTCCAGCCGCAGCAACAACACCTGCGACAACGTGGCGCAGTCGGCCGCGATCAAGGAGTCGTGGGAAGGCCTCCGCGTCTTTGACATCAGCAACCCGAGGGACCCGGAGTACGTCGCGGCGGTCGAGACCAAGTGCGGCTCCCACACCCACTCGCTGGCACCGAGCAAGGACGGGCGGGCGGTCTATGCGTACGTCTCCTCCTACGGGCCGCGCCTCGAATACCCCGACTGCCAGCCCCCGCACGACAAGATCAGCATTGTGAAGATCCCGAAGCGGGCGCCGGAGCGGGCCGCGGTGGTCGGTGAACCGGTGCTGTTCCCCGACGGTGGCTACACCAACACCGCCGGCTGCCACGACATCACGACCTACCCGTCCAAGGACATCGCGGCCGGCGCCTGCATGGGCGACGGCATCCTGATGGACATCTCCGACCGCGAGCACCCGGTGGTGACCGAGCAGGTCACCGACACCGAGAACTTCGCGTTCTGGCACTCGGCAACCTTCAACAACACCGGCACCAAGGTCGTCTTCACCGACGAGCTCGGTGGCGGCGGTGCGCCGACCTGCAACCCGGAGACCGGGATGGAGAAGGGCGCCAACGGCATCTACGACATCGAGGACGGCCAGCTCGTCTTCAAGTCCTACTACAAGATGCCGCGCACCCAGTCCAACACCGAGAACTGCGTCGCCCACAACGGCTCGCTGATCCCGGTCAAGGGCAAGGACATCATGGTCCAGGCCTGGTACCAGGGCGGTGTGTCGGTCTACGACTTCACCGACTCGGCCAACCCGAAGGAGATCGCCTGGTTCGACCGCGGCCCGTTCGAGGACACCTCGACGATCGCCGGCCCCTGGTCGACCTACTACTACAACGGCTACATCTACTCCAACGAGATCCAGCGCGGCTTCGACGTCTTCGACCTGCGTGACCCGCGCGTCGCCTCGGCGAAGAGGGTCAGGTTCGACGAGCTGAACGTCCAGGCTCAGCCCTCCTACTGA